A single Anopheles maculipalpis chromosome 3RL, idAnoMacuDA_375_x, whole genome shotgun sequence DNA region contains:
- the LOC126560446 gene encoding LOW QUALITY PROTEIN: RISC-loading complex subunit tarbp2-like (The sequence of the model RefSeq protein was modified relative to this genomic sequence to represent the inferred CDS: substituted 2 bases at 2 genomic stop codons), giving the protein MEQLSLSMPQTMLVIPTDPPLGASNPHQAFSKKASRNKKLMKQIECSIPIEEALRTELTSNNMKTPISVLQELLSRRGITPQYDLIQVEGAVHEPTFRYRVSYKDKDALGTGKSKKEAKHAAAKALIEKLTGICFTDYHGAYVAEEIPMRCLIHXKCFXSLYRVNDEEEPTGNPIGWLQEMCMARRWPPPTYETETEKGLPHERQFTISCVVLKHLEVGEGKSKKIAKRQAAQKMWQRLQDQPLESANKIALLDEAGNEELRQPDFAGRYEGLKDVCIPILTKSQSQKVSQFHKALKSRTGKVLQQLQHIRLYDRSINYTQLLDEIANEQGFDVTYVDIDEKSANNEMQCLVQLSTMPVAVCHGSGLTIQEAHAYAARNSLEYLKIMSKSYTVNVVKFCGLD; this is encoded by the exons ATGGAACAGCTCAGCTTGAGCATGCCGCAAACAATGCTAGTCATTCCGACGGACCCCCCACTCGGTGCATCAAATCCCCATCAAGCGTTCTCCAAGAAAGCATCCCGGAATAAGAAACTGATGAAGCAAATCGAGTGTTCCATACCGATCGAGGAAGCGCTCCGGACGGAACTTACCTCGAACAACATGAAAACGCCAATATCCGTGCTGCAGGAACTGCTCAGCCGACGGGGCATTACGCCACAGTACGATCTGATACAGGTGGAGGGAGCGGTACACGAACCCACCTTTCGGTATCGTGTATCGTACAAGGATAAAGATG CATTGGGTACGGGAAAGTcaaaaaaggaagcgaaacaTGCCGCAGCCAAAGCATTGATAGAAAAGCTGACCGGTATCTGTTTTACTGATTATCATGGCGCATATGTGGCCGAGGAAATTCCA ATGAGGTGtttaattcattaaaaatgtttttgatcCCTTTACAGAGTCAACGATGAGGAGGAACCGACTGGCAACCCGATCGGTTGGCTGCAGGAAATGTGCATGGCAAGACGCTGGCCTCCACCAACTTACGAGACGGAAACGGAGAAGGGACTTCCGCATGAGCGCCAGTTTACGATATCGTGCGTAGTACTGAAACATCTTGAAGTGGGCGAAGGCAAGAGCAAAAAGATCGCAAAACGACAAGCGGCACAAAAGATGTGGCAACGGCTGCAGGATCAACCGTTGGAATCGGCCAATAAGATTGCGCTGTTGGATGAGGCCGGTAATGAAGAG CTACGCCAGCCTGACTTTGCTGGCCGGTACGAAGGGCTAAAGGATGTTTGCATACCGATACTCACGAAAAGCCAGAGCCAAAAGGTGTCCCAGTTCCACAAGGCGCTCAAGTCGCGCACGGGCAAAGTGTTGCAGCAGTTGCAG CACATAAGGTTGTACGATAGAAGTATCAACTACACTCAACTGCTAGACGAAATAGCTAACGAGCAAGGGTTCGATGTGACGTACGTGGATATCGATGAGAAGTCAGCCAATAACGAGATGCAGTGTTTGGTGCAGCTGTCCACAATGCCGGTTGCCGTGTGTCATGGTAGCGGGCTTACGATTCAGGAAGCTCATGCATATGCAGCACGAAATTCGCTCGAGTATCTGAAGATAATGTCCAAATCCTATACGGTAAATGTGGTTAAATTTTGTGGTCTCGACTAA